GTTGGTTACACCTTGGGGGCGAGCCACGGCCACGACGCGGTCTCCCAAAACCCTGGCGATGGGGGCAGGCACATCCGGCGTAATGGACAGCACACCCACCCGGCCACCCAGCGCAAGCGCCACGGCCGCTCCCGCCGAACCCGCTCCGACCACGGGCACAGGGACCTCTGCGCGCACCTCGTCCAGGGCGGGATCGGCCGCACAACTGATCAAGATCCCTCGGCAACCCTCTGCCGCCATTTGCTGGGCCAGGGCGATGATCTTGGGCCGAGCCAGCGCTTCGGTCGCCTCATCATAAATCCCGCGCGGCTGATCGGGAATGCAACGGCTGAGCGTCGGCAGACCGTACTCTTTTTCCAGCAACCGCCCGTGGGCTTGAAGGATCTCCGCGTCGTCGATGGTGAGGACCCTGATAATCCCGATCACGCGATCACCTCCGCTACCAGGCGCGCGACGATGGATCGAGCCAACAACACCGGCACCCCGGTCATTTGCCGGACCTGCTCCTTCATCCCTTGGGTGTAGCCCATGCAATCCAGCACCACGTAATCAACCCCGGCCTCCCTCAAGACGTGCGCTGCTGCTTCCAGTTCAGCGCCATGGCCGTAGGGTGAGGCCGACGCGACATGGAGGTGGCCGGCCACCGACTCCCACTTCTCGCGCGTCAAGCCTTCTTGGGCCGCCAACGGGCAAAGAATGCCCAGGCGACTCCCTCCTGCGATCGCCCGAACGCCTTCGACCAACAAGCGTTCCGCGAACAGCAAGGGCTTGCGATGGGCGAAGGCAGGAAATGTACCGGTGCACACCAGCACCGTCGCGTCCACGCCGGCTTCCTCCAGCTCGTCAATCGCTTGTTGAATCCGTGGAATGATATGGCGCTTGGCAATCACCACGGACGAACCGTCCCTGAGGCGTGTCACCAGGGTGTAGTCGGTGGCGTCCGGATGCAGGGCCGCGATCTCGGTCGCGCTAAGGCCATCGAGGGCGCCCCGCTCCATCACCTCCACCGTGCCCAGCCACTGGACCATTTCGGGCACCATATCGGTGCGCGGCGACTGGCCAATGGTGATCACACCCAATTTCGGTGGACGTTGCACCGCGCTCACTCTCCCCGCTGGGCGTGGTCCCGCCGAGGCGTTGGGAAACGCGGACGGCTGCCTCTTGGGTCAGGGCCACGATGCGCCGCAGGCGCTCAGGCGTAAGGCGGTAAGTTGGCCCGCCACTGCTGATCGCCCCCACCAGCCGTTGTTCTCCGTCGAACACGGGAAACCCAACGGCAAAAGCATCGGGCGTTACTTCACCGACGGAGTGGGCATAACCCACCTCCCGAATCCGCTGCAGTTGCGCCTTGACTTCCTCCACCGACAACCCGTCCGCCGACAATTGGTCCTTTATGGCACGGAGATAAGCCTCAATGCGAGACGGCGGCTGAAAGGCGAGCAGAACCTTGTTCGATGCCCCTCGATGCAGCGGGTAGACGCCTCCGACCTGCATCATCAGCTGGATCTCATGGGACGACTCCACCTTGTCCAAACACACACTGAAGCCGCCGCGTTCCACCGTCAGAAAGGTCGACTCGCCGGTCTCCTGCGAAAGCCACTCCATAACTGGACGCGCCACTTGACGGAGATCGACCCGTCGCGCCGCCGCAAGGCCCAGGATCAGGACCCGTTCGCCCAGGCGATACTTCTTCGTCAGCGGATCCTGCTCCAGATAACCGTGGCGCCGCAACGTGGAGACAAGTCGGAAGGCAACCGCCTTGTTCACCCCGAGGTGCGCGGCCAGACCCGACAGCGACCACTCGGCGGTGTCCTGAAAGCAATCCAGCATTTGCAAGGCCCGGCCGACCGTCTGGAGATACTGATCACGATCTTCCACGAAGTGGTGAGCCCTCCAGGGAGCGCCCGTGGCCCCCGCAGCATCCGAACCGGTTGTCGTGGTTCGTTTTGCGAACCTCTGTTTCGCTGATAGATTACTTCTGCACGGGTACCCCGGATCCTGCAGCCCGGGCCGACGAATTTACGAAAACGCCTGGAGTTCAGCGCGGGGTTGAGGGCTACCCGACGATACGGCCGTCCTCCACCACCAGGTGGTTGTCCAAGTAGAGGGTGGGGCGTAGGATGACGCCGTCGGTGTGGCTTGGGGCATCCACCGTCCCGCCCAAGTTTACGCTGCTGCCGATGCCCACATGGACGCTCCCCAGAATCCGCTCGTCCTGAATCAACCGACCGGAGAGGCTGGCTTTGGGATTGGTCCCCACGCCGATCTCGGCGATATTGTACACGCCCGGGTGATGGAAGGACGCCAGGAATTCTCGGTATTCCTTCGCTTGCCGGCCTCCTTCGATGGCCGTCACCACGCCGCCCTCGACCCGCAGACGAACCGGCTCACGCAGGATGCCGACAGGGGCCAGGCTGCCGTCGAAAACGATCCAACCCTCGGTGGTACCCTCCAGGGGTGCCAGCGCTGTGGTTCCTGCCGGAATGAAGTTCCATTGACCCGGCTGGTCACAGACTCCATCGACGGCCATGGCCGTCCGGTCACCCAAACGCATCGTGACGTCCGTGCCGTTGCGGTCCACGACCCTGGCCGTTCGGGCGTTGGTAAACATCTCTGCCAGGCGGCGGGTCTCACGAGCAAGGCGGTCCTGGTCGACGTCGACCGGTCCCCGCATCATCTCTTCCGTCAGCCCAGAGCACACGAGGACCCGTGCACCGGCGGCGCGGGCCTCCCGCACCGCCTTGGTGTGGGTGATGGACACCGACGGCGCCACCACGACGGCGTCCGCTGCCGCGAAGGCAGCGCCCACGAAGGCGGGCGGCTCGTCGTTCTGACGCTCCAGGGCCGGCCAGGTCACCAGACCCACCCTGGCACTCAGCACCTGACCCGCGGTGACGAACGCGTCCAGTAGCCGCGGGCTTTGGAGCGAGTCACCGGCAATGACAAGACCCTCACCGGACCTGACCTTCAGGTTGTGCATCAACACCTTGTGGGCAATGCGTACCAGTTCCGACACGTTCACCGCCGTTCTTCCTTTCGGATAAGGTCTGCAAGCAAACGGGCTGCTTGTTCGAGGTCCGCTTCCGTGTTGTAGTAATGGGGAGAGATCCGCACAACTTCCTGGACGCCGTGTTTCGTCAGCGCCACATGTGCCATAAAGGATCCTGCCTCGACGATGACGCCCTCTTCCTCGAGCGCCGCCACCACCCGCCGAGGGGCAAGCCCCTGGACGGTGAACGGAATCATGCCAATGCGATCCCTTGATAGCCGGGGACCGAGCACCGTGACGCCGGGAATCTGCTGAAGGAGTTCATAACCGTAATCCGTCAGATGCCGGACACGGTTTGCAATCCACTGGATGTCCAGCTGCTGGGCATACTCCAGGGCAGCCCCCAACCCCAGGATTGCGGGAATATCCGGTAGGCCGGCTTGAAATCGTTTGGCCGTTGCGGCATAGCGGAATTCGTCATCACTGGCCAGCCATTCAGTGCCTCCCCACCCCACCAGCGGCGGGCGCAGGGATTCGATCCATTCGCGGCGTACGTACAACAGGCCGGACCCTTCTGGCCCACGCAACCATTTGCGGCCTGGCGCCGTCAGGAAATCGCAATGCAAACGTTGCACCTGAAGGGGCAACAAGCCGAGCGACTGCGATGCATTAATCAGGTAGAGAACCTCTGGATGCTCCTTCTTCAGGGCCGCTCCGATCTCCGCCACCGGTTGAACCGTTCCAAGCGCATTCGATACATGGGTCAAGGTCACCAGGCGGGTCCGCGGATTGACGGCTGCGACCACCATATCGGGCGTGACAAGGCCGTCCTGCGGGGTTTTGATGACCCGCAGACGTACGCCCTTCTCCTTCGCCAATCGCAGCCAGGGAACATAATTGGAATGGAACTCGATATCGAGGAGAACGATCTCATCGCCTTCCCGCCATGGCAGACCTTCGGCAACCAGGTTGATGCCCTCGGTTCCATTGCGCGTAAAGGCGATTTCCTCTGGGGCGGCCCCAATGAATTCGGCGACCTTCCGTCGAATCTCCTCGACCCGGTCATAGGTTTCAGCCCGAAAACGAGGCAAATAAGGCCCCCACTCGGCGAGGTGCTTGAGGTAAGTCGTCATGGCCTCCACTACAGGCCACGGCGGAGGGGCGGCGGCGGCGGCATCCAGGTAAATGTAGCGGGAAAAAAGGGGCGTGTCCTGGCGAATGCGTTCCAGGTCGTGAACCCGGTCCACGCTCAATGATACGGTCCTCCTTTCACAGTTCCATCAATTCACGGGGATATCGGGTTATACTTTCGAAGCCCTGTTCCGTCACGACCACGTCGTCTTCAATGCGAATGCCACCCTGACCGGGCAGGTAGATGCCTGGCTCAACGGTAAAGGTCATGCCAGGCTGAAGACGCAGTTGATTGCCTTTCATAATATATGGTTCCTCGTGGGCATCGAGGCCAAGGCCATGGCCGGTACGGTGGGAGAAATAGGACCCGTACCCGGCCTCGGTGATGTAGTCCCGGGCCAGCGCATCGATTTCCCCTGCCGTCCGGCCGGGGGCCACACCCTCGCGGGCACGACGCTGTGCCTCGTACACGACCTGGTAAGCATGGCGTAATTCGTCGGAAACACGGCCAACGGCAACGGTCCGCGTGATGTCCGCGACGTAACCTTTATAAATTGCTCCAAAATCCAGGATCACCAGTTCCCCTT
This is a stretch of genomic DNA from Thermaerobacter sp. PB12/4term. It encodes these proteins:
- a CDS encoding aspartate/glutamate racemase family protein; the encoded protein is MIGIIRVLTIDDAEILQAHGRLLEKEYGLPTLSRCIPDQPRGIYDEATEALARPKIIALAQQMAAEGCRGILISCAADPALDEVRAEVPVPVVGAGSAGAAVALALGGRVGVLSITPDVPAPIARVLGDRVVAVARPQGVTNTTHLLEPGARDRAVDAARGLVQQGADVILFGCTGFVTVGVAPRIRAELGVPVVDPVLAAGLILRYATDTNPALPRDPLNPQRSVR
- a CDS encoding AroM family protein → MVPEMVQWLGTVEVMERGALDGLSATEIAALHPDATDYTLVTRLRDGSSVVIAKRHIIPRIQQAIDELEEAGVDATVLVCTGTFPAFAHRKPLLFAERLLVEGVRAIAGGSRLGILCPLAAQEGLTREKWESVAGHLHVASASPYGHGAELEAAAHVLREAGVDYVVLDCMGYTQGMKEQVRQMTGVPVLLARSIVARLVAEVIA
- a CDS encoding IclR family transcriptional regulator, whose amino-acid sequence is MEDRDQYLQTVGRALQMLDCFQDTAEWSLSGLAAHLGVNKAVAFRLVSTLRRHGYLEQDPLTKKYRLGERVLILGLAAARRVDLRQVARPVMEWLSQETGESTFLTVERGGFSVCLDKVESSHEIQLMMQVGGVYPLHRGASNKVLLAFQPPSRIEAYLRAIKDQLSADGLSVEEVKAQLQRIREVGYAHSVGEVTPDAFAVGFPVFDGEQRLVGAISSGGPTYRLTPERLRRIVALTQEAAVRVSQRLGGTTPSGESERGATSTEIGCDHHWPVAAHRYGARNGPVAGHGGGDGAGRPRWP
- a CDS encoding aminopeptidase encodes the protein MNVSELVRIAHKVLMHNLKVRSGEGLVIAGDSLQSPRLLDAFVTAGQVLSARVGLVTWPALERQNDEPPAFVGAAFAAADAVVVAPSVSITHTKAVREARAAGARVLVCSGLTEEMMRGPVDVDQDRLARETRRLAEMFTNARTARVVDRNGTDVTMRLGDRTAMAVDGVCDQPGQWNFIPAGTTALAPLEGTTEGWIVFDGSLAPVGILREPVRLRVEGGVVTAIEGGRQAKEYREFLASFHHPGVYNIAEIGVGTNPKASLSGRLIQDERILGSVHVGIGSSVNLGGTVDAPSHTDGVILRPTLYLDNHLVVEDGRIVG
- a CDS encoding aminotransferase class V-fold PLP-dependent enzyme, which encodes MDRVHDLERIRQDTPLFSRYIYLDAAAAAPPPWPVVEAMTTYLKHLAEWGPYLPRFRAETYDRVEEIRRKVAEFIGAAPEEIAFTRNGTEGINLVAEGLPWREGDEIVLLDIEFHSNYVPWLRLAKEKGVRLRVIKTPQDGLVTPDMVVAAVNPRTRLVTLTHVSNALGTVQPVAEIGAALKKEHPEVLYLINASQSLGLLPLQVQRLHCDFLTAPGRKWLRGPEGSGLLYVRREWIESLRPPLVGWGGTEWLASDDEFRYAATAKRFQAGLPDIPAILGLGAALEYAQQLDIQWIANRVRHLTDYGYELLQQIPGVTVLGPRLSRDRIGMIPFTVQGLAPRRVVAALEEEGVIVEAGSFMAHVALTKHGVQEVVRISPHYYNTEADLEQAARLLADLIRKEERR